The Malus domestica chromosome 10, GDT2T_hap1 genome contains a region encoding:
- the LOC103407335 gene encoding allene oxide synthase 3-like, with translation MYSSSSSSPSNLPLKPIPGDYGMPLFGAIKDRYDYFYNQGRDNFFKIRMEKYQSTVFRTNMPPGALIAQNPKVIALLDAESFPILFDTTKVAKRDVLDGTYMPSTAYTGGYRMCAYLDPSEPNHATLKRYFASLLASKHNQFIPLFQSSLSDLFPKLEEQISKDGKADFNSLSDDMSFNFVFELFCGQSPSKTTLGSKGPSLVTLWLFPQLAPQITFGLPKFLMFAEDFLLHTFSYPAFLVKPAYQKLYDAVYESAGSALDLAEGNFGISREETCHNLLFLAGFNAFGGMKLLFPALIKWVASGGGNLHRQLRNEIRTIVKESEGKITLSTLDKMTLTKSVVFEALRIEPPVPYQYGKAKEDIVVHSHDATFEIKKGEMIFGNQNFVGKDPKVFENPEEFVGNRFVGEGEKLLKYVYWSNGRQADDHPTAENKQCAGKDLVVLMSRLMLVEFFLRYDTFTVDSGTLLLGSSVTFKTLTKAS, from the coding sequence atgtattcttcttcttcttcatcaccaAGTAACCTTCCATTGAAGCCGATCCCCGGCGATTATGGCATGCCATTGTTCGGAGCCATCAAAGACCGCTACGACTACTTCTACAACCAAGGCCGAGacaacttcttcaaaatcagaaTGGAAAAATACCAATCCACAGTCTTTCGTACCAATATGCCACCCGGAGCTCTCATTGCCCAAAACCCTAAAGTCATTGCTCTTCTTGAcgccgaaagcttccccattcTCTTTGACACCACCAAAGTCGCAAAACGCGACGTTTTGGATGGCACTTACATGCCCTCTACTGCCTACACCGGTGGCTACCGTATGTGTGCTTATTTAGACCCCTCCGAGCCGAACCACGCCACTCTCAAGCGCTACTTCGCATCCCTACTCGCTTCTAAACATAACCAATTCATACCCCTTTTCCAAAGCTCTCTCTCCGACCTCtttcccaaattggaagaacaAATCTCCAAAGATGGCAAGGCAGACTTCAACAGTTTGAGCGACGACATGTCATTTAATTTCGTGTTCGAGCTGTTTTGTGGTCAAAGCCCGTCAAAGACAACGTTAGGATCCAAGGGGCCTAGCTTGGTCACACTTTGGCTCTTTCCCCAACTTGCCCCTCAGATCACATTTGGGTTACCCAAGTTTCTAATGTTTGCTGAAGATTTCTTGCTGCACACGTTTTCCTACCCTGCCTTTCTCGTCAAGCCCGCTTATCAGAAGCTTTACGATGCGGTTTACGAGTCCGCGGGTTCGGCTTTGGACCTGGCCGAGGGTAATTTCGGAATTTCAAGAGAAGAAACTTGTCACAATCTTTTGTTTTTGGCTGGCTTCAATGCATTTGGTGGCATGAAGCTTTTGTTTCCTGCTTTGATCAAGTGGGTTGCATCAGGAGGAGGGAATTTGCACCGCCAGCTCCGAAATGAAATCCGGACCATTGTTAAAGAAAGTGAAGGTAAGATTACTCTCTCCACGTTGGATAAGATGACTTTGACCAAATCCGTGGTTTTTGAGGCCTTGAGGATTGAGCCTCCAGTTCCGTACCAGTACGGGAAGGCCAAGGAGGACATCGTGGTACATAGCCACGATGCGACATTTGAGATCAAGAAAGGGGAGATGATTTTTGGAAATCAGAATTTTGTGGGGAAGGATCCAAAGGTTTTTGAGAATCCGGAGGAGTTTGTGGGCAATAGGTTTGTGGGGGAGGGTGAGAAGTTGTTGAAGTATGTTTACTGGTCGAACGGTCGTCAGGCAGATGATCATCCAACGGCTGAGAACAAGCAATGCGCGGGCAAAGATCTAGTGGTACTCATGTCTAGGTTAATGTTGGTGGAGTTTTTCCTTCGATACGACACATTTACCGTTGATTCGGGCACGTTGTTGTTGGGTTCATCAGTGACGTTCAAAACGTTGACCAAAGCCTCATGA